The Ignavibacteria bacterium genomic sequence CCATAGCCCGGGCCCCAGTAAGAGCCGTAATACGGCGGATAGAAGTATGGATAATTGTAATAGTATGAATTGAATGGGTCATTGAACCAGTAGTTGTCGTACCAGCCAGCCCAGCTCCAGGGATCGTACCATGGATCATTCCACCCCCACGAAACTCCAACGCTTATTCCGGGGTGATATCCCCAGTAATATCTTCTGTAAAATGGGCGGTAGGAGTCACCGTAGAGGTAGTAATTGTTAATTGTTGCGCCCCCGGGATAATAGCTTGTGTCATTATCCTGGTTATCGTAGCCGTAAAGGCTGCTGTCCCTCTGCCCGTAGGAGTCTTCGTAATCTCTCTCGTGATACCTCTTAGAGTATCTCCCGTCATTTGTGGCAACCTGTGTGTAGCATCCATAAAGGCCGGCAAAAGAGACAAGAAGGATCATTAAAATTAAATATTTCAAATTTTTCATATCGCCACCTTTTAAACTTCACCTTCATATAGGAGAACAATTAATATGCCTGCTATAATTCCCCGAATCCGGCGAAAAACAGAGAATAATTTTCCGGAATGTGTAGCAAAGAGTGAACTGCCTTGTACTGTTTTCTATACAGTATTATACAACAGTATTAGAAGATTGGATTCACAAATTGTACATTTAATGCGCGGTCTGCTGTTCCGGCATTAAGTTTTTTATTGTTAAGGAGGTCCCTTAAATCAAAACCCACCGTAAAATTCTCACTTAATGACCATCTTACACCGGCATTGAGGTATCCGTTCCCGTCCCCGAGCGCATTTGCCGTGTTGTCATTAATTGCAAAATCGTATTCAGCGATAAAAGACAGCCTGGAGCCCAGGGTCTTCTCAAAGCCCAGAGAGAAGTTCAGATCCTTGTCGCCATCCTCCCTTTCCAGGGAGTAGTTAAGGGTACCGTGGAGGCTTAAATAGCCCAGGAACTGGAAATTTTTGGAAGCTGAAGCGTAAAAGCCGGGAGATTTCACCCTGAAACGGTTTATATCCTTGTCATCAATTTTCTTAATGAATTCACCTTTGCCCTGCGAATCAAAACCCAGGGCGAGGGCCGGAAATCCATTTGATTCATCAACTACTTTTACCTTAAGCATTACGCCCGGCAGTTTATACCATAACGGGCTTCCGGTACCGATAAAGTTGGCAGCTCCGTAGGAAATACCGAAACTGAAATTTTCAAAAGCTCCAACCTCAAGCCTGGACATTACAACGCCGGCCGGCATCATATAAAAATTTACGCCCACGTGCCCTTTTTCCAGTACACCTGCCGTAGGCACATCAATCAGATACTCCGATTCGTTTTCTGCTTCGGAGCCTGCCAGGCCCTGCGGAAAAACTGCGGCAGGCAGTAGTAGAATGAAAAATAACGTTAAAACTTCTTTAAGTTTCATGGCCTAACCCCTACACATGAATGAACTGGCGATTTATTTCAATTTCAGAATGAATTCACTGTTTTAACCTTTTCAGGCCATACTTGAAAGCACCGGAATTTCTATTATTGCGGGCAATAGCTGAAATTCCGACCTGGCCCTCAGGACAACCTTTCCCGACCCGGCCCGGGATTTTAATACAATAACGCCTCCCGGAAGGTCGCTGCTTACAACTTCCACCAGGTCCTTGCCTTCCATTATATCAAAAACAACAGCAACTTTTCTTAAAGGAGCCCTGAAACCGAATG encodes the following:
- a CDS encoding YjbH domain-containing protein, whose product is MKLKEVLTLFFILLLPAAVFPQGLAGSEAENESEYLIDVPTAGVLEKGHVGVNFYMMPAGVVMSRLEVGAFENFSFGISYGAANFIGTGSPLWYKLPGVMLKVKVVDESNGFPALALGFDSQGKGEFIKKIDDKDINRFRVKSPGFYASASKNFQFLGYLSLHGTLNYSLEREDGDKDLNFSLGFEKTLGSRLSFIAEYDFAINDNTANALGDGNGYLNAGVRWSLSENFTVGFDLRDLLNNKKLNAGTADRALNVQFVNPIF